The following proteins are encoded in a genomic region of Salvia hispanica cultivar TCC Black 2014 unplaced genomic scaffold, UniMelb_Shisp_WGS_1.0 HiC_scaffold_1520, whole genome shotgun sequence:
- the LOC125198482 gene encoding ribulose bisphosphate carboxylase large chain-like — translation MSCREGFMSPQTETKAGVGFKAGVKEYKLTYYTPEYETKDTDILAAFRVTPQPGVPPEEAGAAVAAESSTGTWTTVWTDGLTSLDRYKGRCYHIEPVPGEKDQYICYVAYPLDLFEEGSVTNMFTSIVGNVFGFKALRALRLEDLRIPVAYVKTFQGPPHGIQAERDKLNKYGRPLLGCTIKPKLGLSAKNYGRAVYECLRGGLDFTKDD, via the coding sequence ATGAGTTGTAGGGAGGGATTTATGTCACCACAAACAGAGACTAAAGCAGGTGTTGGATTCAAAGCGGGTGTTAAAGAGTACAAATTGACTTATTATACTCCTGAATACGAAACCAAAGATACTGATATCTTGGCAGCATTCCGAGTAACTCCTCAACCTGGAGTTCCGCCTGAAGAAGCAGGGGCCGCGGTAGCTGCCGAATCTTCTACTGGTACATGGACAACTGTGTGGACCGATGGACTTACCAGTCTTGATCGTTACAAAGGGCGATGCTACCACATTGAGCCCGTTCCTGGAGAAAAAGATCAATATATCTGTTATGTAGCTTACCCTTTAGACCTTTTTGAAGAAGGGTCTGTTACTAACATGTTTACTTCCATTGTAGGAAATGTATTTGGATTCAAAGCTCTACGTGCTCTACGTCTGGAAGATCTGCGAATTCCTGTTGCTTATGTTAAAACTTTCCAAGGCCCGCCTCATGGGATCCAAGCTGAGAGAGATAAATTGAACAAGTACGGTCGTCCTCTGCTGGGATGTACTATTAAACCTAAATTGGGGTTATCTGCTAAAAACTATGGTAGAGCGGTTTATGAATGTCTTCGCGGTGGACTTGATTTTACCAAAGATGAT
- the LOC125198481 gene encoding ATP synthase subunit beta, chloroplastic, translating into MRMNPTTSGSGVSTLEKKNLGRIIQIIGPVLDAAFPPGQMPNIYNALVVKGRDTVGQPINVTCEVQQLLGNNRVRAVAMSATDGLMRGMEVIDTGAPLSVPVGGATLGRIFNVLGEPVDNLGPVDTRTTFPIHRSAPAFIQLDTKLSIFETGIKVVDLLAPYRRGGKIGLFGGAGVGKTVLIMELINNIAKAHGGVSVFGGVGERTREGNDLYMEMKESGVINEENIAESKVALVYGQMNEPPGARMRVGLTALTMAEYFRDVNEQDVLLFIDNIFRFVQAGSEVSALLGRMPSAVGYQPTLSTEMGSLQERITSTKEGSITSIQAVYVPADDLTDPAPATTFAHLDATTVLSRGLAAKGIYPAVDPLDSTSTMLQPRIVGEEHYETAQRVKQTLQRYKELQDIIAILGLDELSEEDRLTVARARKIERFLSQPFFVAEVFTGSPGKYVGLAETIKGFQLILSGELDGLPEQAFYLVGNIDEATAKAINLEMESNLKK; encoded by the coding sequence atgagAATGAATCCTACTACTTCTGGTTCTGGGGTTTCCAcgcttgaaaaaaaaaacctggGGCGTATTATCCAAATCATTGGTCCGGTACTAGATGCGGCCTTTCCGCCAGGCCAGATGCCTAATATTTATAACGCTCTGGTAGTTAAAGGCCGAGATACTGTTGGTCAACCAATTAATGTGACTTGTGAGGTACAGCAATTATTAGGAAATAATCGAGTTAGAGCTGTAGCTATGAGTGCTACAGATGGTCTGATGAGAGGAATGGAAGTGATTGATACGGGAGCTCCTCTAAGTGTTCCAGTCGGTGGAGCGACTCTAGGACGCATTTTTAATGTGCTTGGAGAGCCTGTTGATAATTTAGGTCCTGTAGATACTCGTACAACATTTCCTATTCATCGATCTGCGCCTGCCTTTATACAGTTAGATAcaaaattatctatttttgaaaCAGGAATTAAAGTAGTAGATCTTTTAGCACCTTATCGCCGCGGGGGAAAAATCGGACTATTTGGTGGAGCTGGGGTTGGTAAAACGGTACTCATTATGGAATTGATTAACAATATTGCCAAAGCCCATGGGGGGGTATCCGTATTTGGCGGAGTGGGTGAACGTACTCGTGAAGGAAATGATCTTTACATGGAAATGAAAGAATCTGGagtaattaatgaagaaaatattgcAGAATCAAAAGTGGCTTTAGTTTATGGCCAGATGAATGAACCGCCGGGAGCTCGTATGAGAGTTGGTTTGACTGCTCTAACGATGGCGGAATATTTCCGAGATGTTAATGAACAAGACGTACTTCTATTTATCGACAATATCTTCCGTTTCGTTCAAGCCGGATCCGAAGTATCGGCCTTATTGGGTAGAATGCCTTCCGCTGTCGGTTATCAACCCACCCTGAGTACTGAAATGGGCTCTTTACAAGAAAGAATTACTTCTACCAAAGAAGGATCCATAACTTCTATTCAAGCGGTTTATGTACCTGCAGACGATTTGACCGATCCTGCCCCTGCTACCACATTTGCACATTTAGATGCTACTACCGTACTATCAAGAGGATTAGCTGCCAAAGGGATCTATCCGGCAGTAGATCCTTTAGATTCAACCTCAACCATGCTTCAACCTCGGATCGTTGGTGAGGAACATTATGAAACTGCGCAAAGAGTTAAGCAAACTTTACAACGTTATAAAGAGCTTCAGGACATTATAGCTATCCTTGGGTTGGACGAATTATCCGAAGAGGATCGTTTAACCGTAGCAAGAGCGCGAAAAATTGAGCGTTTCTTATCACAACCCTTTTTTGTAGCCGAAGTATTTACCGGTTCTCCGGGGAAATATGTTGGTCTAGCAGAAACCATTAAAGGGTTTCAATTGATCCTTTCCGGAGAATTAGATGGTCTTCCTGAACAGGCCTTTTATTTAGTAGGGAATATCGATGAAGCTACCGCGAAGGCTATCAACTTAGAAATGGAGAGCAATTTGAAGAAATGA